From Halorientalis litorea:
TGCGGCTCTGGCCCGGCTCCCGGGACTGGTCGTCTACCTCTCCCAAGACCTCGAATTTCACAATCCGGTTCGGCCGGGCGACCGAGTCACCGCCGACATCGAAATCGTCGAGGACCTCGGGAACGACCAGTACCGGCTGTCGACCACCGTCTCCGTCGACGGCGAAACCGTCATCGACGGCGAGGCCGTCATCCTCATCGACGAACAGCCCGAATAGTCGACCCCCTCCGCGCTCCGGCACCGCTCTTCTCTCGGCTCGGACTGACCGCGTCCGCTCTCAATTCCCCATGAACGCCGCGAGCAGGTCGTTGAACCGCTCCGGCCGCTCCCGTGGGGGCCAGTGCCCGCACTCTTCGAGGACGTGGAGTTCGCTCTCGGGAAGTCGGTCCGCGGCCCGCCGCGACCACGCCGCCGGCAGGAGCGAGTCGTCGTCGCCGTGGACCAACAGCGTCGGTGCCGAGAGGTCCGCGAGGTCACCGAGGTAGCACGACCGGAACCCGAACAGCCCGAACTCGCTTCGCTGCCACCGATTGAGTGCCCGCCTGCACCCGGGGTCCTGTAACACCTCGTGGACCTCCGAGACGAACGCCTCGGGGGTGCGGGTCGTGTACCCGCGAAGCGTCTGCTCGACGGTGCGTTCGTTGGTCCCCATCGCCGACCAGACGAGTTGCCCCATCCCGGGCGTCCGCAGTGCCGTCGCCGCCATCGGCCGCCACGCCGCGTCCGTCCCCAACCCGTAACTGTCGACCAAGGCCAACCGGTCCA
This genomic window contains:
- a CDS encoding alpha/beta fold hydrolase; its protein translation is MEATQSQSNTVEVETGRRDGSTTVRYLAAGSGPPLVLLHGVGLDAAGISWKHAIPELAATHRVIAPDMPGHGESEKPDVAYTTDYYIEILDALVAALDLECPSLAGISMGGCIALGYALENDVDRLALVDSYGLGTDAAWRPMAATALRTPGMGQLVWSAMGTNERTVEQTLRGYTTRTPEAFVSEVHEVLQDPGCRRALNRWQRSEFGLFGFRSCYLGDLADLSAPTLLVHGDDDSLLPAAWSRRAADRLPESELHVLEECGHWPPRERPERFNDLLAAFMGN